The following are from one region of the Falco biarmicus isolate bFalBia1 chromosome 1, bFalBia1.pri, whole genome shotgun sequence genome:
- the LOC130155114 gene encoding toll-like receptor 1, giving the protein MTENTRSLRNFFLYKCLFALTFWNHVSLSVENQLFTSNNFPEDSYDKKIKSLLLLYTNRHQSEANFDWVVIQNTTESLSLSEITNGNVKKLIALLSNFRQGSRLQNLTLTNVSVDWSALADILQTVWHSSIEYCNINGITQLSDIESYDFDYSGTSMKALTMKKVLITDLYFSQDNLYKIFANMNIEALTIAESEMIHMLCPLFDSPFRYLNFLKNDLTDLLFQKCDKLIQLETLILQSNKFESLLKVSFMTSHMKSLKYLDMSSNLLRHDGADEQCQWAESLSELDLSSNQLTDAVFECLPVNIKKLDLQNNQIASVPKGMAELKSLKELNLASNRLADLPGCSGFTSLEFLNTEMNSILTPSADFFQSCPKVRELQAGHNPFRCSCELQDFVRLERHSGGKLFGWPAAYVCEYPEDLRGTQLKDFHLTELACNTMLLLVTALLLMLLLVAVVAFLCIYLDVPWYLRMTWQWTQTKRRAWHSHPKEQAAILQFHAFISYSERDSLWVKNELIPNLEKGEGCVQLCQHERNFVPGKSIVENIINCIEKSYKSIFVLSPNFVQSEWCHYELYFAHHKLFSENFNSLILILLEPIPPYIIPARYHKLKALMAKRTYLEWPKERSKRALFWANLRAAISYNLPMADAERCGEAD; this is encoded by the coding sequence ATGACAGAAAATACGAGATCCCtcagaaacttttttctttacaagtgTTTGTTTGCATTAACTTTTTGGAACCATGTCAGCCTGTCTGTGGAAAATCAACTCTTTACTTCTAACAATTTTCCAGAAGATAGCTAtgacaaaaaaatcaagagccTGCTACTCCTGTACACAAACAGGCATCAGTCTGAAGCTAATTTTGACTGGGTTGTGATACAAAATACTACAGAAAGCCTGTCCTTGTCAGAAATCACAAATggcaatgtaaaaaaattaatagctttATTATCTAATTTCAGACAAGGATCCAGGTTACAAAATCTGACACTGACAAATGTGTCAGTGGACTGGAGTGCTCTTGCTGATATTTTACAGACTGTATGGCACTCATCCATTGAATACTGCAATATTAATGGTATAACACAATTGTCGGACATTGAAAGCTATGACTTTGACTATTCAGGTACGTCTATGAAAGCATTGACAATGAAGAAAGTTTTAATCACAGATTTGTACTTCTCACAAGATAACctatacaaaatatttgcaaacatGAATATTGAAGCCTTGACAATAGCTGAATCAGAGATGATACATATGCTATGTCCTTTGTTTGACAGTCCCTTTAGATACTTAAATTTTTTGAAGAATGATTTAACAGatcttctttttcaaaaatgtgaCAAATTAATTCAACTGGAGACATTAATATTGCAGAGCAATAAATTTGAGAGCCTCCTCAAGGTAAGCTTCATGACCAGCCACATGAAGTCACTGAAATATCTGGACATGAGCAGCAACTTGCTGCGTCATGATGGAGCTGATGAGCAATGCCAGTGGGCTGAGTCTCTGTCAGAGTTGGACCTGTCCTCAAATCAGTTGACGGATGCCGTCTTTGAGTGCTTGCCAGTCAACATCAAAAAACTTGACCTGCAAAACAATCAGATCGCCAGTGTTCCCAAGGGGATGGCTGAGCTGAAGTCCTTGAAAGAGCTGAACCTGGCATCCAACAGGCTGGCTGACCTGCCGGGGTGCAGTGGCTTTACATCCCTGGAGTTCCTGAATACAGAGATGAATTCGATCCTCACCCCATCTGCTGACTTCTTCCAGAGCTGCCCAAAGGTCAGGGAGCTACAAGCCGGGCACAACCCATTCAGGTGTTCCTGTGAACTTCAAGACTTTGTCCGTCTGGAGAGGCATTCTGGGGGGAAGCTGTTTGGCTGGCCGGCAGCGTACGTGTGCGAGTACCCAGAAGACTTGCGAGGGACGCAGCTAAAGGACTTCCACCTGACTGAGCTGGCGTGCAACACGATGCTCTTGCTTGTGACAGCTCTGCTGctaatgctgctgctggtggctgtcGTGGCCTTTCTGTGCATCTACCTGGATGTGCCGTGGTACCTGCGAATGACGTGGCAGTGGACGCAGACGAAGCGGAGAGCTTGGCACAGCCACCCCAAAGAGCAAGCGGCCATTCTGCAGTTCCATGCATTCATTTCCTACAGCGAGCGCGACTCATTGTGGGTGAAGAACGAGCTGATCCCAAACCTGGAGAAGGGGGAGGGCTGCGTACAGCTGTGCCAGCATGAGCGGAACTTTGTCCCCGGCAAGAGCATTGTGGAGAACATCATTAACTGCATTGAGAAGAGCTACAAGTCGATCTTTGTGTTGTCTCCCAACTTTGTGCAGAGCGAGTGGTGTCACTATGAGCTCTACTTTGCCCATCACAAGTTATTCAGTGAGAATTTCAACAGCTTAATACTCATCTTGCTGGAGCCAATCCCTCCGTATATTATCCCTGCCAGGTATCACAAGCTGAAGGCCCTCATGGCAAAGCGAACCTACCTGGAGTGGCCAAAGGAGAGGAGCAAGCGTGCCCTTTTCTGGGCTAATCTGAGGGCAGCTATTAGCTATAACCTGCCAATGGCTGATGCAGAGAGGTGTGGGGAAGCAGACTAA